A stretch of the Gimesia sp. genome encodes the following:
- a CDS encoding MoaD/ThiS family protein, with translation MKVLLINNDGGGFADYIEVATGTTVSQLFEQRMRDANASEYLIRVNRQPCPPDQTLEDGDRISITPTKIEGAKN, from the coding sequence ATGAAAGTTTTGCTGATTAATAACGACGGCGGCGGATTCGCGGACTACATCGAAGTCGCCACAGGAACCACGGTCTCTCAACTGTTCGAACAACGCATGCGAGATGCGAACGCGTCGGAATACCTGATCCGGGTCAATCGTCAACCATGCCCTCCCGATCAGACGTTAGAGGACGGGGACCGGATATCTATAACTCCAACGAAAATCGAAGGTGCGAAAAACTAG